A window of the Salvia splendens isolate huo1 unplaced genomic scaffold, SspV2 ctg33, whole genome shotgun sequence genome harbors these coding sequences:
- the LOC121789761 gene encoding glucomannan 4-beta-mannosyltransferase 2-like: MAEISGKNFIPESFQGYTPDIAGQIGLLWELIKAPLIVPLLTVCVYICLAMSIMVFIERLYMGVVIVLVHLFWKKPEKRYRYEPMKDDLESGNAGYPIVLVQIPMFNEKEVYKISIGAACNLSWPADRLVIQVLDDSTDPIVKDMVERECIRWANKGINITYQIRETRGGYKAGALKEGLKRDYVKPCEYVVIFDADFRPEPDFLRRSVPFLIHNPNIALVQARWRFGKPRYLDYMLNCFCWTCVS, translated from the exons ATGGCGGAAATCTCGGGGAAAAATTTCATACCGGAGTCGTTCCAAGGCTACACGCCGGACATCGCGGGGCAAATCGGTCTGCTTTGGGAGCTAATCAAGGCGCCATTGATCGTACCGCTGCTCACTGTCTGCGTCTACATTTGCCTGGCGATGTCGATAATGGTGTTCATCGAGCGGCTGTACATGGGCGTCGTCATCGTCCTGGTCCACCTCTTCTGGAAGAAGCCGGAGAAGCGCTACAGATATGAGCCGATGAAGGACGATTTGGAGAGCGGCAACGCCGGTTACCCTATCGTCCTTGTTCAGATCCCCATGTTCAATGAAAAAGAG GTTTATAAGATCTCCATTGGCGCAGCTTGCAATCTCTCGTGGCCTGCTGATCGGCTTGTGATCCAGGTTCTAGATGATTCCACTGATCCCATCGTCAAG gaTATGGTTGAGAGGGAGTGCATAAGATGGGCAAACAAAGGCATAAATATCACATACCAAATTAGAGAGACGAGGGGCGGCTACAAGGCCGGAGCACTTAAAGAAGGGCTCAAGCGCGATTACGTTAAACCGTGCGAGTATGTCGTCATCTTCGACGCAGATTTCCGGCCCGAGCCTGATTTTCTCCGACGTTCTGTGCCGTTCCTCATCCACAACCCCAACATTGCTCTCGTTCAGGCCCGTTGGCGATTCGGTAAGCCGCGCTATCTTGATTATATGCTTAATTGTTTTTGTTGGACATGCGTT